In Streptomyces sp. NBC_01707, a genomic segment contains:
- a CDS encoding CTP synthase — protein sequence MQPTSTTTKHIFVTGGVASSLGKGLTASSLGALLKARGLRVTMQKLDPYLNVDPGTMNPFQHGEVFVTNDGAETDLDIGHYERFLDVDLDGSANVTTGQVYSQVIAKERRGEYLGDTVQVIPHITNEIKHRIRRMATDDVDVVITEVGGTVGDIESLPFLETVRQVRHEVGRDNVFVVHISLLPYIGPSGELKTKPTQHSVAALRNIGIQPDAIVLRADRDVPTAIKRKISLMCDVDEAAVVACVDAKSIYDIPKVLHTEGLDAYVVRKLDLPFRDVDWTTWDDLLDRVHNPDHEITVALVGKYIDLPDAYLSVTEAIRAGGFANKARVKVKWVASDDCKTPAGAAGQLSDVDAICVPGGFGDRGVNGKIGAIQYARENKVPLLGLCLGLQCIVIEAARNLAEIPDANSTEFDAATSHPVISTMEEQLAYVEGAGDLGGTMRLGLYPAKLAEGSLVREAYDDQPYVEERHRHRYEVNNAYRAELEKKAGLVFSGTSPDNKLVEYVEYPREVHPYLVATQAHPELRSRPTRPHPLFAGLVKAAVERKTAGKQGTTSGK from the coding sequence ATGCAGCCCACATCCACGACGACCAAGCACATCTTCGTCACCGGGGGTGTCGCCTCTTCCCTCGGCAAGGGTCTGACTGCCTCCAGCCTGGGTGCCCTGCTCAAGGCGCGGGGCCTTCGGGTCACGATGCAGAAGCTCGACCCGTACCTCAATGTCGACCCCGGCACGATGAACCCGTTCCAGCACGGCGAGGTGTTCGTCACCAACGACGGCGCCGAGACCGACCTGGACATCGGCCACTACGAGCGTTTCCTCGACGTCGACCTCGACGGCTCCGCCAACGTCACGACCGGTCAGGTGTACTCGCAGGTCATCGCCAAGGAGCGGCGTGGCGAGTACCTCGGTGACACCGTCCAGGTCATCCCGCACATCACCAACGAGATCAAGCACCGCATCCGCCGCATGGCCACCGACGACGTCGATGTCGTCATCACCGAGGTCGGCGGCACGGTCGGCGACATCGAGTCGCTGCCGTTCCTGGAGACCGTCCGCCAGGTCCGCCACGAGGTCGGCCGGGACAACGTCTTCGTCGTGCACATCTCGCTGCTGCCGTACATCGGCCCGTCCGGCGAGCTGAAGACCAAGCCCACCCAGCACTCGGTCGCGGCGCTGCGGAACATCGGTATTCAGCCGGACGCGATCGTGCTGCGCGCCGACCGTGACGTACCGACCGCCATCAAGCGCAAGATCTCGCTGATGTGCGACGTGGACGAGGCCGCAGTGGTGGCCTGCGTGGACGCCAAGTCGATCTACGACATCCCCAAGGTGCTGCACACCGAGGGCCTGGACGCCTACGTCGTGCGCAAGCTCGACCTGCCGTTCCGCGACGTCGACTGGACCACCTGGGACGACCTGCTGGACCGCGTCCACAACCCCGACCACGAGATCACCGTCGCGCTCGTCGGCAAATACATCGACCTGCCCGACGCGTATCTCTCGGTCACCGAGGCCATCCGGGCCGGCGGTTTCGCGAACAAGGCCCGCGTCAAGGTCAAGTGGGTCGCCTCCGACGACTGCAAGACCCCGGCCGGCGCCGCCGGGCAGCTCTCCGACGTCGACGCGATCTGCGTCCCGGGCGGGTTCGGCGACCGTGGCGTCAACGGCAAGATCGGCGCCATCCAGTACGCCCGCGAGAACAAGGTGCCGCTGCTCGGCCTCTGTCTCGGCCTGCAGTGCATCGTGATCGAGGCGGCGCGCAACCTCGCCGAGATCCCCGACGCCAACTCCACCGAGTTCGACGCCGCCACCTCCCACCCCGTCATCTCGACGATGGAGGAGCAGCTCGCATACGTCGAGGGCGCCGGTGACCTGGGCGGCACCATGCGGCTCGGCCTGTACCCGGCGAAGCTCGCCGAGGGTTCGCTGGTCCGTGAGGCGTACGACGACCAGCCGTACGTGGAGGAGCGTCACCGCCACCGCTACGAGGTCAACAACGCCTACCGCGCCGAGCTGGAGAAGAAGGCCGGTCTGGTCTTCTCCGGCACGTCCCCGGACAACAAGCTCGTCGAGTACGTCGAGTACCCGCGCGAGGTGCACCCCTACCTGGTCGCCACCCAGGCGCACCCGGAACTCCGGTCCCGGCCGACCCGCCCGCACCCGCTCTTCGCGGGCCTGGTCAAGGCGGCTGTCGAGCGCAAGACCGCCGGCAAGCAGGGCACCACGTCGGGCAAGTAG
- a CDS encoding NUDIX hydrolase: MGIQDTPEEWLVTATGTPFTGNKTSVRTDDVVMPDGSVVRRDYQVHPGSVAVLALDDEGRVLVLRQYRHPVRQKLWEIPAGLLDVPGENPLHAAQRELYEEAYVKAEDWRVLTDVYTTPGGCDEAVRIFLARNLSEADGERFEVSEEEADMELARVEVKELVRGVLAGELHNNCLVVGVLSLAAVLAGDGIDSLRPAEAPWPARPFEV, translated from the coding sequence ATGGGTATCCAGGACACGCCCGAGGAGTGGCTGGTCACCGCGACCGGGACCCCCTTCACGGGCAACAAGACCAGCGTCCGCACCGACGACGTGGTGATGCCCGATGGCTCCGTCGTGCGCCGCGACTACCAGGTCCATCCGGGATCGGTCGCCGTGCTCGCGCTCGACGACGAGGGCCGGGTCCTCGTGCTGCGGCAGTACCGGCACCCCGTGCGGCAGAAGCTCTGGGAGATCCCGGCAGGCCTGCTCGACGTCCCCGGTGAGAACCCGCTGCACGCGGCGCAGCGTGAGCTCTACGAGGAGGCGTACGTCAAGGCCGAGGACTGGCGGGTGCTGACCGACGTCTACACCACGCCCGGCGGCTGCGACGAAGCGGTACGGATCTTCCTCGCCCGGAATCTCTCCGAGGCCGACGGCGAGCGCTTCGAGGTCTCCGAGGAGGAGGCCGACATGGAGCTGGCCCGGGTGGAGGTCAAGGAGCTCGTGCGGGGGGTGCTCGCCGGGGAGCTGCACAACAACTGCCTCGTGGTGGGCGTTCTTTCGCTCGCGGCGGTGCTCGCCGGTGACGGGATCGACTCGCTGCGGCCGGCGGAGGCGCCGTGGCCGGCCAGGCCGTTCGAGGTCTGA